One Brevibacillus choshinensis genomic window carries:
- a CDS encoding polysaccharide deacetylase family protein: MVVLAYHHVAERSDQRYSITPEQFAAQISFLHENGLHPISLDEFARFMESGDLSTENAVLITFDDGYESYYTQAFPILKSYGYPSANFVIADRLRDSADRNRKNMTTPLTRQQVREMQASGLAAFGSHTYSLHDKQEQNEWGELGPETAPVYREDLQRLEVEQEYRDRLYVDFSMSRVGLGEWTGQSVNAISLPYGYTSSIVTETAQQAGYRYVFTSTPGVVKSGTNPFAIPRFDVGISDTDVTSLHQLFTKAKNEFEGEQS, translated from the coding sequence GTGGTTGTTTTAGCGTATCATCATGTTGCGGAGCGTTCGGATCAGCGCTATTCGATCACGCCTGAACAGTTTGCCGCGCAAATATCCTTTTTACATGAAAATGGATTGCATCCGATCTCACTGGATGAATTTGCACGATTTATGGAAAGTGGCGATCTTTCTACTGAAAATGCAGTATTGATTACGTTTGACGACGGTTACGAGAGCTATTACACCCAAGCGTTTCCGATCCTTAAGAGCTACGGTTATCCTTCTGCGAATTTTGTCATCGCGGACCGATTGCGTGATTCTGCGGATCGAAACCGAAAGAACATGACAACACCGCTTACTCGTCAACAAGTAAGAGAAATGCAAGCGTCAGGGCTGGCTGCTTTTGGATCCCACACGTATAGTCTCCATGACAAGCAAGAGCAAAATGAGTGGGGAGAGCTGGGACCCGAGACGGCTCCTGTATACCGGGAAGATCTGCAACGTTTGGAAGTCGAGCAGGAATACAGGGATCGCCTTTATGTGGACTTCAGCATGTCCCGAGTCGGTCTTGGCGAATGGACAGGTCAATCTGTGAATGCGATTTCATTGCCATATGGTTACACGAGCAGCATTGTAACAGAGACTGCCCAGCAAGCCGGTTACCGCTATGTATTTACGTCCACTCCAGGAGTCGTGAAAAGTGGAACGAATCCATTCGCCATTCCCAGGTTTGATGTGGGAATAAGTGATACGGATGTAACGAGCCTCCATCAGCTGTTCACGAAAGCGAAAAATGAGTTTGAAGGAGAGCAATCATGA
- the metK gene encoding methionine adenosyltransferase, giving the protein MALQKGRRLFTSESVTEGHPDKICDQISDSILDAILSKDPNARVACETSVTTGLVLVAGEITTNTYVDIQKLVRETIRGIGYDRAKFGFDADTCGVITAIGEQSADIALGVDQALEAREGQMTDAEIEAIGAGDQGLMFGFACNETPELMPLPISMAHQLARRLTEVRKNDTLSYLRPDGKTQVTVEYDGDKPVRIDTIVISTQHAPETTLEQIKKDLVEHVIKPVVPAELLDADTKYFINPTGRFVIGGPQGDAGLTGRKIIVDTYGGYARHGGGAFSGKDPTKVDRSGAYAARYVAKNIVAAGLADKCEVQVAYAIGVAQPVSIAVDTFGTGTVSEEDLVKLVRKHFDLRPAGIIKQLDLRRPIYKQTAAYGHFGRNDLNVPWEQTDKADALKQDAATLAK; this is encoded by the coding sequence ATGGCTTTGCAAAAAGGTCGTCGTCTGTTCACATCTGAATCCGTAACCGAAGGACATCCGGATAAAATTTGTGACCAAATTTCCGATTCCATTCTTGATGCCATTCTGTCCAAAGATCCAAACGCGCGTGTCGCTTGCGAAACATCCGTAACTACGGGTCTCGTACTGGTTGCTGGTGAAATCACCACCAACACTTACGTAGATATCCAAAAGCTGGTTCGCGAAACCATTCGCGGCATCGGCTACGATCGTGCAAAGTTTGGCTTTGACGCAGACACTTGCGGTGTCATCACTGCAATCGGCGAACAATCCGCTGACATTGCGCTGGGTGTAGACCAGGCTCTGGAAGCGCGCGAAGGCCAAATGACTGACGCTGAGATCGAAGCGATCGGCGCTGGTGACCAAGGTCTGATGTTTGGTTTTGCTTGCAACGAAACACCTGAGCTGATGCCATTGCCAATCAGCATGGCTCACCAATTGGCTCGCCGTCTGACTGAAGTGCGCAAAAACGACACGCTGTCCTACCTGCGCCCGGATGGTAAGACACAAGTAACGGTTGAATACGATGGCGACAAACCAGTTCGTATCGACACCATCGTCATTTCTACCCAACATGCTCCTGAGACTACTCTCGAGCAAATCAAAAAAGACCTTGTCGAGCACGTAATCAAGCCTGTTGTTCCAGCAGAACTGCTGGATGCAGACACCAAGTACTTCATCAACCCAACTGGCCGTTTCGTTATCGGCGGACCACAAGGGGATGCTGGTTTGACTGGCCGCAAAATCATCGTAGATACCTACGGCGGTTATGCACGTCATGGCGGCGGTGCGTTCTCCGGTAAAGATCCGACCAAAGTGGACCGTTCCGGTGCTTACGCAGCTCGTTATGTAGCGAAAAACATCGTGGCAGCTGGTCTGGCTGACAAATGCGAAGTCCAAGTGGCTTATGCAATTGGGGTAGCACAACCTGTTTCCATCGCAGTCGATACATTTGGCACAGGAACTGTTTCCGAGGAAGATCTCGTGAAACTGGTTCGCAAGCACTTCGACCTGCGTCCTGCTGGTATCATCAAGCAACTGGACCTGCGTCGTCCGATTTACAAGCAAACAGCAGCTTACGGTCACTTTGGCCGTAACGACCTGAATGTTCCTTGGGAGCAAACAGACAAAGCGGATGCACTGAAACAAGACGCTGCAACATTGGCGAAATAA